One Methylobacterium sp. 77 DNA window includes the following coding sequences:
- a CDS encoding pilus assembly protein TadG-related protein, whose protein sequence is MSLGLARFLSTTVARLHALRTRRDGNVLIVFALSAVPMIGVAGIGIEYMRANYYRTQYDKAVDAATITAITTARDYISSNPNNEVDPTESAKTLAVTRGMAAFRVNAGPLLASLPLTPVLTVTRTANVVSATATYATTYGSAFGKVLGDVTNVQVAGKSASSLSLGNYTDFYLLLDTSGSMGFPTSSAAQVQFAKLNPDMKDSKGNNCAFACHFSGYKGYDLAKLNNIELRIKTVSNAVQQLIAKAKARQTLTNQYRIGLYPFVSFMETAANATNNLDSLTSIDLENYMDIGNSTVARGSGGTHYENILPAISAKITRIGDGSSAAKPVPYVFLITDGIGNNQYWYNATGWTGSQAKLLDPSLCTSIKNRGVTISVLYIPYVPLVQPYNDNVGYENVVVNGLIPSVPQTLQNCASPGFYRAASTASEIEAALNSMFDQATRQARLVP, encoded by the coding sequence ATGTCCCTTGGTCTGGCTCGCTTCCTCTCCACGACAGTCGCGCGGCTTCATGCTCTGCGAACGAGACGAGACGGTAACGTCCTGATCGTCTTCGCCCTCTCGGCGGTTCCGATGATCGGTGTCGCCGGTATCGGCATCGAATACATGCGCGCCAACTATTATCGGACGCAATACGACAAGGCCGTCGATGCCGCGACGATCACCGCGATCACGACGGCCCGCGACTACATTTCCAGCAATCCGAACAACGAGGTCGATCCGACGGAATCCGCCAAGACTCTCGCGGTGACTCGCGGGATGGCCGCATTCCGCGTCAATGCCGGGCCGTTGCTGGCAAGCCTTCCCTTGACGCCGGTTCTGACGGTGACGCGGACAGCAAACGTCGTGTCGGCCACGGCGACTTACGCGACGACGTATGGATCGGCGTTCGGAAAGGTCCTCGGCGATGTCACGAACGTCCAGGTCGCCGGAAAATCGGCGTCGAGCCTGAGCCTGGGGAACTACACCGATTTCTACCTTCTGCTCGATACGTCAGGCTCGATGGGGTTTCCGACATCGAGTGCCGCTCAAGTCCAATTCGCCAAGCTGAATCCCGATATGAAGGATTCGAAGGGCAATAACTGCGCCTTTGCCTGCCATTTCTCGGGCTACAAGGGTTACGATCTTGCCAAGTTGAACAATATCGAGCTCAGAATCAAGACGGTCAGCAATGCCGTTCAGCAGCTGATCGCGAAAGCCAAAGCGCGTCAGACCCTGACCAACCAGTACAGGATCGGCCTGTATCCGTTCGTCAGCTTCATGGAGACGGCTGCCAATGCGACGAACAATCTCGACTCGCTCACCAGCATCGATCTCGAAAACTATATGGACATCGGCAATTCGACCGTCGCGAGAGGCAGCGGCGGCACCCACTACGAGAACATTCTTCCCGCGATCAGCGCGAAGATCACCCGGATCGGTGATGGATCGAGCGCCGCGAAGCCAGTTCCGTATGTGTTCTTGATCACCGATGGGATAGGCAATAACCAATACTGGTATAATGCCACTGGATGGACAGGATCGCAGGCCAAGCTACTCGATCCCTCTTTATGCACGTCCATTAAAAACCGAGGCGTCACGATCTCAGTGCTCTACATACCTTACGTGCCTCTAGTACAACCCTATAATGACAATGTCGGGTATGAAAACGTCGTCGTGAACGGTCTGATCCCCAGCGTTCCACAGACTCTCCAGAACTGTGCGTCACCGGGATTCTACCGGGCCGCGAGCACGGCGAGCGAGATCGAGGCCGCGCTCAACTCCATGTTCGACCAAGCGACGCGGCAGGCCCGACTCGTGCCTTGA
- a CDS encoding formaldehyde-activating enzyme encodes MSERIILRAGEALVAGGPPNTAAEPEVIIGELDGPVGTALATLTGDQVVGHSRVFALLNTDIMVRPVTLCVSKVSVETSKYTSILMGTVQFAIANGVLDAVRLGYIPKEKANDLGIICSVWLSPGVIEAETVDHKALFEIQRKGMTEAIRKAMTNEPSIDWLLENQDKIIHKYYQMGLDGKI; translated from the coding sequence ATGAGCGAGCGCATCATCCTGCGGGCCGGCGAGGCCCTGGTGGCCGGCGGGCCGCCCAACACCGCCGCTGAGCCGGAGGTGATCATCGGGGAGCTCGACGGCCCCGTGGGTACGGCGCTCGCCACCCTCACCGGCGACCAGGTCGTCGGCCACAGCCGTGTCTTCGCCCTCCTCAACACCGACATCATGGTGCGGCCGGTGACGCTCTGCGTCTCGAAGGTCAGCGTCGAGACCTCGAAATACACCTCGATCCTCATGGGGACGGTGCAGTTCGCCATCGCCAACGGCGTCCTCGATGCGGTGCGACTCGGCTATATCCCGAAGGAGAAGGCCAACGATCTCGGCATCATCTGCTCGGTCTGGCTCAGCCCCGGCGTGATCGAGGCCGAGACGGTCGATCACAAGGCGTTGTTCGAGATTCAGCGCAAGGGCATGACGGAGGCGATCCGCAAGGCCATGACCAACGAGCCCTCGATCGACTGGCTCCTGGAGAACCAGGACAAGATCATCCACAAATACTACCAGATGGGTCTCGACGGTAAGATCTGA
- a CDS encoding TadE/TadG family type IV pilus assembly protein — translation MPRRPSATSRSRPPAFRAVVKVGRPRFRRTDFSRDQRGLAITEFALIMPVMTLLAFGAFDLIRYIDFVSKVELAASTLAELVSRNDTGKISQTDIATMSKAQLVIFPEAMKVARDQNVAVWSLLKWSLTGIQFKAPAGCTSNCTYSAYVAWTSGQGRPCATPMNSAANTAAPTARTLPSDTFGPGFLIVADVVFSYTPIMAQSVIGTVSIAKSFYISPRYVSSIAFDASAGIGTAWSCVVP, via the coding sequence GTGCCGCGGCGACCTTCCGCAACGAGCCGTTCACGTCCGCCAGCGTTTCGAGCGGTTGTTAAGGTGGGCAGGCCGCGTTTCCGCCGGACCGATTTCAGCCGTGATCAGCGGGGTCTTGCGATCACCGAGTTCGCGCTGATCATGCCGGTGATGACCCTGCTCGCTTTCGGGGCATTCGACCTCATCCGCTATATCGACTTCGTCAGCAAAGTTGAATTGGCCGCCAGTACCCTCGCGGAACTGGTCTCGCGGAACGATACGGGCAAGATCTCGCAGACCGACATCGCCACGATGTCGAAGGCGCAATTGGTGATCTTTCCAGAGGCGATGAAGGTGGCCCGCGACCAGAACGTCGCCGTTTGGAGCCTTCTGAAATGGTCGCTGACCGGAATCCAATTCAAAGCGCCTGCGGGTTGCACGAGCAACTGTACCTACAGTGCCTACGTCGCCTGGACATCCGGACAGGGCCGGCCTTGCGCCACACCGATGAATTCGGCCGCGAATACGGCGGCGCCGACAGCGAGAACCTTGCCGAGCGATACCTTCGGACCGGGCTTTCTGATCGTCGCGGACGTCGTCTTCTCCTACACGCCCATCATGGCCCAATCGGTCATCGGCACGGTCAGCATCGCCAAATCCTTCTACATCTCTCCACGATACGTCTCCTCGATTGCGTTCGACGCAAGTGCGGGAATTGGGACGGCGTGGTCGTGCGTCGTTCCGTAA
- a CDS encoding NADP-dependent isocitrate dehydrogenase, with protein sequence MSKIKVANPVVELDGDEMTRIIWSEIKSKLIHPYLDLDLDYYDLGVEHRDATGDKVTVDAAEAIKRHGVGVKCATITPDEQRVEEFKLKEMWRSPNGTIRNILGGVIFREPIICKNVPRLVPGWTQPFVIGRHAYGDQYRATDFKVPGKGRLTIKFEGDDGTVIEKEVFKFPAAGVAMSMYNLDESIRDFARASLNYGLARKYPVYLSTKNTILKAYDGRFKDLFQEVFDAEFKAKFQALGITYEHRLIDDMVASCLKWSGGYVWACKNYDGDVQSDTAAQGFGSLGLMTSVLMTPDGQTVEAEAAHGTVTRHYREHQKGKETSTNSIASIFAWSRGLAHRAKLDDNADLAKFANTLEKVCVDTVEAGFMTKDLALLVGPDQKWLSTTGFLDKVDANLKTAMA encoded by the coding sequence ATGTCGAAGATCAAGGTGGCGAACCCGGTCGTCGAACTCGACGGCGACGAGATGACCCGGATCATCTGGAGCGAGATCAAGAGCAAGCTCATCCACCCCTATCTCGACCTCGACCTCGACTATTACGACCTCGGCGTCGAGCACCGCGACGCGACCGGCGACAAGGTGACCGTCGATGCGGCCGAGGCGATCAAGCGCCACGGCGTCGGCGTAAAATGCGCCACCATCACCCCGGACGAACAGCGGGTTGAAGAGTTCAAGCTGAAGGAGATGTGGCGCTCGCCCAACGGCACGATCCGCAACATCCTCGGCGGCGTGATCTTCCGCGAGCCGATCATCTGCAAGAACGTTCCGCGCCTCGTGCCCGGCTGGACGCAGCCCTTCGTGATCGGCCGTCATGCCTATGGCGACCAGTATCGCGCCACCGACTTCAAGGTGCCCGGCAAGGGTCGCCTGACCATCAAGTTCGAGGGTGACGACGGCACCGTCATCGAGAAGGAAGTGTTCAAGTTCCCGGCCGCCGGCGTCGCGATGTCGATGTACAATCTCGACGAGTCGATCCGCGACTTCGCCCGCGCCTCGCTGAATTACGGCCTCGCCCGCAAGTACCCCGTCTACCTGTCGACCAAGAACACCATCCTCAAGGCCTATGACGGGCGCTTCAAGGACCTGTTCCAGGAAGTGTTCGACGCCGAGTTCAAGGCGAAGTTCCAGGCCCTCGGCATCACCTACGAGCACCGCCTCATCGACGACATGGTTGCGTCCTGCCTGAAATGGTCGGGTGGCTACGTCTGGGCCTGTAAGAACTACGACGGCGACGTGCAGTCGGACACCGCGGCCCAGGGCTTCGGCTCGCTCGGACTGATGACCTCCGTGCTGATGACGCCTGACGGCCAGACCGTCGAGGCCGAGGCGGCGCACGGCACGGTGACGCGCCATTACCGCGAGCACCAGAAGGGCAAGGAGACCTCCACCAACTCGATCGCCTCGATCTTCGCCTGGAGCCGTGGCCTCGCTCACCGCGCCAAGCTCGACGACAACGCCGATCTGGCCAAGTTCGCGAACACGCTCGAGAAGGTCTGCGTCGATACCGTCGAAGCGGGCTTCATGACGAAGGATCTCGCACTCCTGGTCGGCCCCGATCAGAAGTGGCTCTCGACCACCGGCTTCCTCGACAAGGTCGATGCGAACCTCAAGACCGCGATGGCCTGA
- a CDS encoding TadE/TadG family type IV pilus assembly protein: MRFLKIHTLWRRFGASRSGATAVEFALVGPLFFLALVEILQGGLYLFCSAAIDKATADAGRVIMLGALDANSASANGFRSNALCGNLLAGLSCDNVVTSLQSTTLGGTGGGYAIFVQSDERGLVSVPMDNSQTSYCTGAPGTYEYLQAFYAVPVFSPIWTVLNSTTWNGKTVVFARAAATFRNEPFTSASVSSGC; the protein is encoded by the coding sequence ATGCGTTTCCTGAAAATTCATACGTTGTGGCGCCGGTTTGGCGCATCTCGGTCAGGAGCGACCGCCGTCGAGTTCGCGCTCGTCGGGCCGCTGTTTTTTCTCGCGCTCGTCGAGATTCTGCAGGGCGGATTATACCTCTTCTGCTCCGCCGCGATCGACAAGGCGACCGCCGATGCCGGGCGCGTGATCATGCTCGGTGCTTTGGATGCAAACTCTGCATCCGCGAACGGTTTCCGATCGAACGCGTTATGCGGAAACCTGCTCGCCGGCCTGTCCTGCGACAACGTGGTGACGAGCCTGCAATCGACCACGCTCGGCGGGACCGGTGGAGGCTATGCCATCTTCGTTCAGTCCGACGAGCGCGGTCTCGTGTCCGTTCCGATGGATAACAGCCAGACGAGCTACTGCACCGGCGCCCCCGGGACCTATGAATATCTTCAGGCCTTTTATGCAGTGCCGGTCTTCAGCCCGATATGGACGGTCCTGAACTCGACGACCTGGAACGGAAAGACGGTCGTCTTCGCACGTGCCGCGGCGACCTTCCGCAACGAGCCGTTCACGTCCGCCAGCGTTTCGAGCGGTTGTTAA
- a CDS encoding RNA methyltransferase encodes MIAPVIILVEPQLAENIGMVARAMANFGLSELRLVAPKNGWPKKGVREAASGATHVLDGATVFATVPEAIADLNYLLATTARERGQMKRAQGPEEAMVDVASRTGQRIGVMFGRERIGLTNDEVSLADAIVTFPVSAEFPSLNLAQAVLLVGYEWRKASGQASLPFTGDMQSPPATREAMASLVASLEESLDAGRFYPPEKRDVIARNMRDMLHRMAMTEQDVRTFRGALRALTRPRRKDSLC; translated from the coding sequence ATGATCGCCCCCGTCATCATCCTGGTCGAACCGCAACTCGCCGAGAACATCGGTATGGTCGCGCGCGCCATGGCGAATTTCGGCCTGTCCGAACTCCGCCTCGTGGCACCGAAGAACGGCTGGCCCAAGAAGGGCGTGCGCGAGGCGGCGTCCGGAGCGACGCACGTCCTCGACGGCGCCACCGTCTTCGCCACGGTTCCGGAAGCCATCGCCGACCTCAACTATCTCCTGGCGACCACGGCCCGCGAGCGCGGGCAGATGAAACGTGCCCAAGGACCCGAGGAAGCGATGGTCGACGTCGCCTCGCGGACGGGACAGCGCATCGGCGTGATGTTCGGCCGGGAACGGATCGGCCTCACCAACGACGAGGTCTCGCTCGCCGACGCGATCGTGACGTTCCCGGTCTCGGCCGAGTTTCCGTCGCTCAACCTCGCCCAGGCCGTGCTCCTCGTCGGCTACGAATGGCGCAAGGCCTCGGGTCAGGCCAGCCTTCCGTTCACCGGCGACATGCAATCCCCGCCGGCGACGCGGGAAGCGATGGCATCGCTCGTCGCGAGCCTCGAAGAAAGCCTCGATGCGGGTCGATTCTACCCACCCGAAAAACGGGATGTCATCGCCCGCAACATGCGCGACATGCTCCACCGCATGGCGATGACGGAGCAGGATGTCCGGACGTTTCGCGGTGCCCTGCGCGCACTGACCCGCCCGCGACGAAAAGATAGCTTATGTTAG
- a CDS encoding hybrid sensor histidine kinase/response regulator, with amino-acid sequence MTTSPETPPAGEQPRVRTGAASEIADHNSDIFFTAVEATRMPMVVTDPRQDDNPIIFVNKAFVAMTGYGLEEIIGRNCRFLQGPDTDRGVVSELRLAIEGRREFATEILNYRKDGSTFWNALFVAPIYNAAGELVYFFASQLDVSRRRDAEEALGQAQKMEALGQLTGGIAHDFNNLLQVIVGYVDILSNGLDNPDADRNRLRRATDNIRTAAERATTLTQQLLAFARKQRLDGRAVNLNSLVKGMEEMATRTFGDAIRVRFDLREGLWNCRVDPTQAEVALLNILINARDAMPDGGELVISTDNQDVAANDLRGSDPLREGRYVTVTITDTGVGIPPTILARVMDPFFSTKEEGKGTGLGLSMVYGFAKQSGGAAQIDSVVGKGTSVRLSFPAAADDDRQPNRAVQRTVDRQGTETILIVDDREDVAELARTILRDFGYTLLMAQNGREALDILDSQGSVDLLFTDLIMPGGMNGVVLAREAKRRQPQLKVLLTTGYAEASLERTDAGGSEFDLLNKPYRRTDLIRRVRAILDGPTGIS; translated from the coding sequence ATGACCACTTCTCCCGAGACACCGCCTGCCGGTGAACAGCCGCGCGTGAGAACCGGGGCGGCGTCGGAGATCGCGGACCACAACAGCGATATCTTCTTCACCGCGGTCGAAGCCACCCGCATGCCGATGGTGGTCACCGACCCGCGGCAGGACGACAATCCGATTATCTTCGTCAACAAGGCCTTCGTCGCCATGACGGGCTATGGCCTCGAAGAGATCATCGGCCGCAATTGCCGCTTCCTCCAGGGACCCGACACCGACCGAGGGGTCGTGAGCGAATTGCGCCTCGCGATCGAGGGCCGGCGGGAATTCGCCACCGAAATCCTCAACTACCGCAAGGACGGCTCGACCTTCTGGAACGCTCTGTTCGTGGCGCCGATCTATAATGCGGCGGGCGAGCTAGTCTACTTCTTCGCCTCGCAGCTCGACGTATCCCGCCGCCGCGACGCCGAGGAGGCCTTGGGCCAGGCCCAGAAGATGGAAGCCCTCGGGCAGCTCACCGGGGGCATCGCGCACGATTTCAACAACCTGCTCCAGGTCATCGTCGGCTATGTCGACATCCTGAGCAATGGTCTCGACAATCCCGACGCCGACCGAAACCGCCTGCGGCGTGCGACCGACAACATCCGTACCGCCGCCGAACGCGCCACGACCCTCACCCAGCAACTCCTCGCTTTCGCACGCAAGCAACGGCTGGATGGACGCGCGGTTAATCTCAATTCCCTGGTCAAGGGCATGGAGGAGATGGCGACCCGGACTTTCGGCGATGCGATCCGCGTGCGGTTCGATCTGCGTGAAGGCCTGTGGAATTGCCGGGTCGATCCGACACAGGCGGAGGTCGCGCTTCTCAACATCCTGATCAATGCGCGCGACGCCATGCCCGATGGCGGCGAACTCGTGATCTCGACGGACAATCAGGATGTCGCCGCAAACGATCTTCGCGGATCGGATCCCCTGCGCGAGGGGCGCTACGTCACGGTGACCATCACCGATACCGGGGTGGGAATTCCGCCGACGATCCTGGCGCGCGTGATGGACCCGTTCTTCTCCACCAAGGAGGAAGGCAAGGGCACCGGGCTCGGCCTGTCGATGGTCTATGGCTTCGCCAAGCAATCCGGCGGAGCGGCACAGATCGATTCCGTCGTAGGCAAGGGAACGAGCGTCCGATTGTCGTTTCCGGCCGCCGCCGACGATGACAGGCAGCCCAATCGCGCGGTCCAGCGGACGGTCGATCGCCAGGGTACGGAAACGATCCTGATTGTCGACGACCGCGAGGACGTGGCCGAACTGGCCAGGACCATCCTGCGCGATTTCGGCTACACCTTGCTCATGGCTCAGAACGGTCGCGAGGCGCTGGACATCCTCGACTCGCAGGGATCTGTGGATCTGCTGTTCACCGATCTCATCATGCCTGGCGGCATGAACGGGGTCGTGCTCGCCCGCGAGGCCAAGCGGCGCCAGCCGCAGCTCAAGGTCCTGCTGACGACCGGCTATGCCGAAGCGAGCCTGGAACGAACCGATGCCGGGGGCTCGGAGTTCGACCTTCTGAACAAGCCCTATCGCCGTACCGATCTGATCCGCCGCGTTCGCGCCATTCTCGACGGCCCGACCGGCATCAGCTGA
- a CDS encoding EAL domain-containing protein: MWKHCLAAISGEFVSPEREAAFQDERVSETLRYARLLFVCAVLLNTIFLSSDWRFAGQTHFWVAVPARLCVILVSGLCLIATRNIVSFGRLQAVMVTWELLVAGCVAVLCSSRSDIALIVLLLLPAMYMIVVPTRFVWSVTCSAIASIALTAGYLLPPPMPSTALGICFAVMMSNIVMMLVAARSNRLRRMEWNAAVAERRANMELADSRRLFETMFKAVPIPIVVSRLDDGRIVDANDAATRFFGLEGGALLTQYRTRDLLDRKARRLIQAELDRNGSANDIEIRLGTLGGVRRDAIISAVTVDVEGSTRIISSLVDMTSRKAVEERIRLAAQHDVLTGLPNRALFQTTLDAALSAAEASGRRVGLILIDLDAFKEVNDTLGHDAGDALLKEVARRLGNAIGQQDLVARLGGDEFVIIAACEDDHHQPSRRIHVLSQAILEVLSPAMAVSGRAVSPRASLGLALFPEHAANPADLFTNADLALYAAKAAGRNRATLFVPALRADIEHRVAIVREMRAALETGGLVPYYQPKVSLATGEIVGFEALARWQHPSRGLLAPASFAMVFDDAEIGIAVGNVLARQIFADMAGWIARGYDPGRVFLNLSSAQFAQDGLAESLIADLAAAGIPHDRIGVEVTETVLLGGHGDRVSAVLSTLHRAGVSVALDDFGTGYASLTHLKQYPVDEIKVDRSFVRDLERDPNDAAIVTAVVQLGQSLGLSVTAEGVETEAQVRFLQEQGCAYAQGYLYSKPMPQSRVPWFLQEHGGHAATLEAATSGELKIA; encoded by the coding sequence ATGTGGAAGCACTGTCTCGCCGCCATCAGCGGAGAATTCGTTTCGCCTGAACGGGAGGCCGCGTTCCAGGATGAGCGCGTCTCCGAGACCTTGCGCTATGCGCGGCTGCTTTTCGTGTGCGCCGTGTTGCTCAATACGATCTTCCTGTCGAGCGATTGGCGGTTCGCCGGGCAAACGCATTTCTGGGTGGCCGTGCCGGCCCGGCTCTGCGTGATCCTGGTCTCCGGCCTCTGCCTGATCGCGACCAGGAACATCGTCTCCTTCGGCAGACTCCAGGCGGTCATGGTGACCTGGGAGCTTCTCGTCGCCGGATGCGTCGCCGTTCTGTGCTCGTCGCGATCCGATATCGCGCTGATCGTCCTGCTGCTGCTGCCGGCGATGTACATGATCGTCGTGCCGACCCGCTTCGTCTGGAGCGTGACGTGCAGCGCGATCGCATCGATCGCGCTGACGGCCGGCTATCTTCTGCCGCCGCCTATGCCATCGACGGCGCTCGGAATCTGCTTCGCGGTGATGATGTCCAATATCGTCATGATGCTGGTCGCAGCGCGCTCCAATCGCCTGCGGCGGATGGAATGGAATGCGGCCGTGGCCGAGCGTCGCGCCAACATGGAACTGGCGGACAGCCGGCGCCTGTTCGAGACGATGTTCAAGGCGGTCCCGATCCCGATCGTGGTGTCCAGGCTGGATGACGGCCGGATCGTCGATGCGAACGATGCGGCGACCCGGTTCTTCGGACTCGAGGGAGGCGCACTCCTGACGCAGTACCGGACGCGGGATCTGCTCGACAGGAAGGCGCGCCGCCTGATCCAGGCCGAGCTCGACCGCAACGGCAGCGCCAACGATATCGAGATCCGCCTCGGTACCCTCGGCGGGGTCCGGCGAGATGCCATCATCTCGGCGGTCACCGTCGATGTGGAGGGGTCGACGCGCATCATTTCGAGCCTCGTCGACATGACGAGCCGGAAGGCGGTGGAGGAGCGCATTCGGCTCGCCGCCCAGCACGACGTCCTGACCGGGCTCCCGAACCGCGCCCTCTTCCAGACGACGCTCGACGCCGCGCTGAGCGCGGCCGAAGCCTCGGGACGACGCGTCGGACTCATCCTGATCGATCTCGATGCGTTCAAGGAGGTGAACGACACCCTCGGTCACGATGCCGGCGACGCGCTGCTGAAGGAAGTCGCCCGCCGTCTCGGCAATGCCATCGGGCAGCAGGATCTGGTCGCCCGTCTCGGCGGCGACGAATTCGTCATCATCGCGGCCTGCGAGGACGACCACCACCAGCCGAGCCGGCGCATCCATGTGTTGTCCCAGGCGATCCTCGAAGTCCTGAGTCCGGCGATGGCGGTGTCCGGGCGCGCCGTCTCGCCTCGCGCCAGTCTCGGCCTCGCCCTGTTCCCGGAACACGCCGCCAATCCGGCGGACCTCTTCACCAACGCGGATCTCGCCCTCTACGCGGCCAAGGCGGCCGGACGAAACCGGGCGACGCTGTTCGTTCCGGCGCTCCGGGCGGATATCGAGCACCGCGTCGCGATCGTCCGCGAGATGAGGGCCGCGCTCGAAACGGGCGGTCTCGTTCCGTATTACCAACCGAAGGTGAGCCTCGCGACGGGGGAGATCGTCGGTTTCGAGGCGCTGGCGCGGTGGCAACACCCGAGCCGCGGGCTGCTTGCACCGGCCAGTTTCGCGATGGTCTTCGACGATGCGGAGATCGGCATCGCGGTCGGCAACGTGCTGGCGCGGCAGATCTTCGCCGACATGGCGGGATGGATCGCGCGGGGATACGATCCCGGGCGAGTGTTCCTCAACCTGTCCTCGGCCCAGTTCGCGCAGGACGGCCTCGCCGAGAGCCTGATCGCGGATCTCGCCGCGGCGGGCATCCCTCACGACAGGATCGGTGTCGAGGTCACAGAGACGGTACTCCTCGGCGGCCATGGGGACAGGGTATCCGCGGTTTTATCGACCCTGCATCGCGCCGGCGTCAGCGTCGCGCTCGACGATTTCGGCACGGGCTACGCCTCGCTGACCCACCTGAAGCAATATCCCGTGGACGAGATCAAGGTCGATCGCAGCTTCGTGCGCGATCTCGAGCGGGACCCCAATGACGCGGCCATCGTCACGGCGGTCGTGCAGCTCGGTCAGAGCCTCGGCCTCAGCGTGACCGCCGAGGGTGTGGAAACGGAAGCGCAGGTCAGGTTTCTGCAGGAACAGGGTTGCGCCTATGCGCAGGGTTACCTGTACAGCAAGCCCATGCCGCAGAGCCGGGTCCCATGGTTCCTCCAGGAGCATGGCGGGCATGCCGCCACACTGGAAGCCGCGACCTCGGGAGAACTCAAGATCGCCTGA